One window from the genome of Hyperolius riggenbachi isolate aHypRig1 chromosome 6, aHypRig1.pri, whole genome shotgun sequence encodes:
- the FPGT gene encoding fucose-1-phosphate guanylyltransferase: protein MGEAEAAGRLQRETQRRLAQYSSLRGKESQPGEFWDVVVITAADKQQERAYQQQIADKLARKELPLGVRYHVFSDPPGPKIGNGGSTFYALRCLDRLYPGGLDSFTIMLIHAGGYSQRLPHASALGKIFTALPFGEPVYQMIDLKLAIYIDFPVHMKPGVLVTCADDIELYSSGEAAVLFDKPGITALAHPSSLEIGTTHGVFVLEKSNSEFSELQYRACNSYLHKPSIEKMRKTGAVTLDLAKSSLSENQDDSCSEIVYTDSLFYFDHATGKRLLAFFEKLGDINCEIDAYGDFLQALGPDATPDYTGNTTNVSKIESQLTDVRRKIYYLLRGTDFTVIVLNNSKFYHIGTMQEYLHHFTSDARLRAELGLQSDVFSVVPDQDKNLNKSACAIQSLLDAECRVSAHTVIEYSRLGPGISVGEYCIISGSCISIRSVIPDKSFVSSLSLMIDGQLMYATILFGTEDDLKKSVPSVSELNLLQIFSRSLLQCLELWGIQVSDDLFSSEQKSLWSARLFPAHATLQESIKASVTMLDALRSLSRAHLGDARRLSVEEMLKHKDIKEMLDFRNRIYKEVLSHRQDKI, encoded by the exons ATGGGGGAAGCAGAAGCTGCTGGCAGGTTGCAGAGAGAGACCCAGCGCAGGCTGGCACAGTACAGCTCTCTGAGAG GTAAAGAATCGCAGCCTGGGGAATTCTGGGACGTGGTCGTCATTACCGCGGCTGACAAACAACAAGAGCGAGCCTATCAGCAGCAGATTGCTGATAAACTGGCCAGGAAAGAACTTCCTCTCGGAGTTCGTTATCACGTTTTCTCTGATCCGCCGGGACCAAAAATAG gaaaTGGAGGTTCCACCTTCTACGCCCTGCGCTGTCTGGATCGGTTGTACCCCGGCGGGCTGGACTCTTTTACCATCATGCTTATTCACGCCG gTGGTTACAGTCAGCGCTTGCCACATGCCAGTGCCCTGGGGAAGATCTTCACAGCCTTACCATTTGGCGAACCTGTTTATCAAATGATTGACCTGAAATTGGCTATCTACATTGACTTCCCAGTCCACATGAAGCCTGGCGTCCTGGTGACCTGTGCTGATGACATAGAATTGTATTCCAGCGGAGAAGCAGCCGTCCTTTTCGATAAGCCGGGCATCACCGCTTTGGCTCATCCATCCTCGTTAGAGATCGGTACCACCCATGGGGTATTCGTGCTAGAGAAGTCTAACTCCGAATTTAGTGAACTGCAATACAGAGCCTGCAATTCCTACCTACATAAACCCTCTATTGAGAAAATGCGCAAAACAGGTGCAGTAACCCTTGATCTGGCAAAGTCAAGCCTATCAGAGAACCAGGATGACTCCTGCTCTGAGATTGTCTACACCGATAGCCTGTTTTACTTTGATCACGCCACTGGAAAACGTCTTCTGGCCTTCTTTGAAAAGTTAGGCGACATCAACTGTGAGATTGATGCGTACGGAGACTTTCTGCAGGCTCTGGGGCCCGACGCCACGCCAGACTACACAGGAAACACCACCAATGTCTCGAAAATAGAATCCCAGCTGACGGACGTACGGAGGAAAATCTACTACCTATTGAGGGGAACGGATTTCACCGTAATTGTCTTGAACAACTCAAAGTTCTATCACATCGGAACCATGCAGGAATACTTGCATCATTTCACTTCTGATGCCCGCCTCCGGGCGGAACTCGGATTACAGTCGGACGTCTTCAGCGTCGTGCCAGATCAAGATAAAAATTTGAATAAAAGCGCCTGTGCCATTCAAAGCCTGTTAGATGCGGAATGCCGTGTTTCAGCTCACACGGTGATTGAATATTCCAGGCTGGGGCCTGGCATCTCGGTCGGGGAATACTGTATCATCAGTGGCTCGTGCATAAGTATCAGATCAGTCATCCCAGACAAATCTTTTGTGAGTTCATTAAGTCTGATGATTGATGGCCAGCTAATGTATGCGACAATCCTATTCGGGACCGAGGACGACTTGAAAAAGAGCGTGCCTTCCGTGTCTGAGCTGAACCTTCTTCAGATATTTAGCAGGAGTCTTCTGCAGTGTTTGGAGCTCTGGGGCATTCAGGTTTCAGATGATCTTTTCTCTAGTGAACAAAAGAGTCTGTGGAGCGCCCGACTCTTCCCAGCACACGCGACTTTGCAGGAGTCCATCAAGGCTTCTGTGACGATGCTCGATGCCTTGCGCAGTCTGTCGCGGGCGCACCTGGGGGACGCTAGGAGGCTGTCAGTGGAAGAGAT